A genomic stretch from Marinifilum sp. JC120 includes:
- a CDS encoding glycosyltransferase, translating into MKNVIWIVIDSLRSDMLASCLSDTAEYNEIDEVIEQGALFTDVMTSGGSTRISAPSYFSGLRPGLTGMITHEVQSIRNLKDDVLTVTEYFKHHGYQTFRWADSNLDSCQPKHGFDVFEAGYPTLMHTPNRDYDNKKRDNFIKRVRQSKKPFFANFHLYHIHDFGGTKKDRWTTDEYLKVVAKQAIDFKALWDKLAPGPDDIVVITSDHGCILNENYIEYDKNMPWGFANNKTRVFASFLGEGIAPSKKHELIRAMDIAPTLLDLALGEDMKAQGISLKPALLGEPTPELIGISERSVGLEVKSIPDYACVRKEHWSLYFHHGAPMALYDNSEGTNVTDHLGKGLNIEEELHQFYRELALEGPQTATEFYEQAALSIDEIRSEIEVSILLPVYRWNDETRLCIEALLDQILHTELILLDTDESGEIEANIKEKYKDRLYLRHVDANQLDLHKMLNKGLEIASGPFTVTATPDCQYTENFCYSLRDIFLTKKDTVLSYPNLKRLISDNREMEYIGSDDCFDEIMFSRLGSGFEHKASTAAYSLPHFNEIGACAMFETDTLRNAGGFAQSVTDVMGKTWHKLNKHGRIRHVNKGLVISKDKTILRPTMPQPERSHDFKISILVPMKEAAELKMLPIFLGMLSKQTEKSIELLLLNQTEETDFITALAANFPDLKIREINRSNEFHELLNSGLFAARGEHIFWADISDKLLPHCLSTLLEQIEGKDEITAVKCGHILHGKDNAAQTVQAMGQVREMFCQICDLRGLLYKRRMHNDVGIFRSPNENEQGWDMCVRLALVEPFTIIEEPLIIAGRTYQFSMQPTMESYHRILRSSINSMGNAVDLVRLYEDDFRRHKADRARYILEDEMMVTLKLINQSGISSGALLRVPKTHLMK; encoded by the coding sequence ATGAAAAACGTAATCTGGATTGTAATCGACTCTCTAAGATCGGATATGCTGGCTTCCTGCCTTTCCGATACAGCCGAATATAATGAAATTGACGAAGTTATTGAACAGGGTGCTCTGTTCACCGATGTCATGACCAGCGGAGGCTCAACACGCATATCAGCCCCATCCTATTTTTCAGGTTTACGCCCCGGACTGACCGGAATGATCACCCATGAAGTGCAATCCATCCGCAATCTTAAAGATGATGTGCTGACTGTTACCGAATACTTCAAACACCACGGCTACCAAACCTTCCGCTGGGCCGACAGCAACCTAGACTCCTGCCAGCCCAAACACGGTTTTGACGTATTTGAAGCCGGTTATCCGACTCTCATGCATACTCCAAATCGGGATTACGACAATAAAAAACGGGACAACTTCATCAAAAGGGTCCGCCAGAGCAAGAAACCTTTTTTTGCTAATTTCCATCTTTATCATATCCATGACTTCGGCGGGACCAAGAAAGACCGCTGGACTACGGATGAATACCTGAAGGTCGTTGCCAAGCAGGCCATTGACTTCAAAGCTCTTTGGGACAAACTCGCTCCCGGCCCGGACGACATTGTTGTTATTACTTCAGACCATGGCTGCATTCTCAATGAAAACTACATTGAATATGATAAAAATATGCCCTGGGGATTTGCCAATAACAAGACCCGTGTCTTTGCCTCCTTCCTCGGAGAAGGAATTGCTCCAAGCAAAAAACATGAACTGATCAGGGCAATGGATATAGCCCCTACCCTTCTCGACCTTGCTCTCGGTGAAGACATGAAAGCGCAAGGCATCAGCCTGAAGCCGGCCCTTCTAGGCGAGCCCACCCCTGAATTGATCGGGATTTCTGAACGCAGTGTAGGGTTGGAAGTAAAAAGTATCCCTGATTATGCATGCGTAAGAAAGGAACATTGGTCCTTATACTTTCACCATGGCGCCCCCATGGCCCTATACGATAATTCAGAAGGAACAAACGTAACCGATCACTTGGGCAAGGGCTTAAATATCGAGGAGGAACTGCATCAATTTTACAGGGAACTGGCTCTCGAAGGCCCGCAGACTGCGACTGAATTTTATGAGCAGGCAGCTCTATCCATTGATGAGATAAGAAGCGAGATTGAAGTTAGTATCCTGCTGCCTGTCTACAGGTGGAATGATGAGACCAGGTTGTGCATTGAAGCCTTGCTTGATCAGATTTTGCACACTGAGCTGATCCTCCTCGATACGGATGAAAGTGGCGAAATTGAAGCAAACATAAAAGAAAAATACAAAGACCGCCTTTACCTGCGCCATGTGGATGCCAATCAATTAGACCTCCATAAGATGCTGAATAAAGGACTTGAAATAGCATCAGGTCCGTTCACGGTTACAGCCACACCGGACTGCCAGTACACGGAAAATTTCTGCTACAGCCTGCGAGACATTTTTCTTACCAAAAAAGATACCGTACTCAGCTATCCGAATCTGAAAAGACTCATCAGCGACAACCGGGAAATGGAATACATCGGCAGCGATGATTGCTTTGACGAAATTATGTTTTCCCGCCTTGGTTCCGGCTTTGAACACAAGGCAAGTACCGCAGCATATTCCCTGCCTCATTTCAACGAGATCGGTGCCTGCGCCATGTTTGAAACGGACACCCTGCGCAATGCCGGGGGATTTGCACAAAGCGTAACAGACGTTATGGGTAAGACTTGGCATAAGCTGAACAAACACGGCAGAATTAGGCACGTAAACAAAGGATTGGTTATTTCCAAAGATAAAACCATCCTCAGACCGACCATGCCCCAGCCTGAGAGAAGTCACGACTTCAAGATCAGTATTCTGGTTCCCATGAAAGAAGCTGCTGAGCTCAAAATGCTGCCCATATTTCTGGGTATGCTCTCCAAACAGACCGAGAAATCAATTGAACTGCTGCTACTTAACCAAACTGAAGAAACTGATTTCATCACTGCTCTGGCTGCAAATTTTCCAGACCTCAAGATCCGGGAAATCAATCGGTCAAACGAATTTCATGAACTGCTTAACAGCGGCCTTTTCGCAGCCCGTGGAGAGCATATATTCTGGGCGGACATTTCAGATAAACTTCTGCCGCACTGCCTTTCAACTTTACTGGAACAAATTGAGGGCAAAGACGAGATTACGGCGGTTAAATGCGGACACATACTGCACGGGAAAGACAATGCCGCCCAAACCGTACAGGCCATGGGGCAGGTCCGGGAAATGTTTTGCCAGATTTGCGACCTTAGAGGGCTGCTCTATAAACGCAGAATGCATAATGATGTGGGAATTTTCAGATCACCCAATGAGAATGAGCAAGGCTGGGATATGTGCGTGCGGCTGGCCCTTGTCGAGCCTTTTACAATCATTGAAGAACCGCTGATAATTGCTGGCAGAACCTATCAATTCAGCATGCAGCCGACTATGGAATCATATCACCGGATACTACGCAGCTCCATCAACTCCATGGGTAACGCGGTCGATCTGGTCAGGCTGTACGAAGATGACTTCCGCAGACATAAAGCTGACCGGGCCCGCTACATCCTTGAGGATGAAATGATGGTCACCCTCAAACTGATCAATCAGAGCGGCATCAGTTCCGGAGCACTTCTGAGGGTGCCGAAGACCCATCTTATGAAATAA
- a CDS encoding paraslipin, whose protein sequence is MAPGLIAVIFIALVLVVIIIKSIRIVPQKTEAIVERLGKYRVTLGAGFHVLFPFIDRVAYEFSLKEEALDTLPQTCITSDNVSVVVDGLIFIEVQDSKAAAYGIDNYRFAASQLAQTALRSCVGKLALDKTFEERDSINAQVVEAIDAAATSWGIKVLRYEIKDITPPESVKAAMETQMIAERKKRADIARSEGEKQATINKAEAAKLDEVLKSEGERERLMNEARGKAEAITTVADATAKALHTVGATLNTSGGADAASLRVAERYVEAFEGLARESTTLILPAEAGNVASMVSTAMSVYGKVKGKSGSVK, encoded by the coding sequence ATGGCTCCCGGTTTGATTGCTGTAATTTTCATTGCGCTGGTTCTAGTCGTAATAATAATAAAATCCATACGTATCGTTCCCCAGAAGACAGAGGCCATCGTGGAACGACTCGGTAAGTATCGGGTTACTCTCGGGGCTGGATTTCATGTTCTTTTTCCATTTATCGACCGAGTGGCATACGAATTTTCGCTTAAGGAAGAAGCTCTCGATACTTTGCCGCAAACCTGTATCACCAGTGATAACGTAAGTGTCGTGGTGGACGGTCTCATCTTTATAGAAGTTCAGGATTCCAAGGCCGCGGCTTATGGGATTGACAATTATCGGTTTGCAGCATCTCAGCTGGCTCAGACAGCACTTCGTTCCTGCGTTGGTAAACTTGCATTGGATAAGACCTTTGAAGAACGTGATTCTATTAATGCGCAGGTTGTTGAGGCTATTGACGCCGCCGCAACTTCTTGGGGAATTAAGGTTTTACGGTATGAAATCAAGGACATCACCCCGCCTGAAAGCGTGAAGGCGGCCATGGAAACCCAGATGATTGCCGAACGCAAGAAGCGCGCGGACATTGCCCGCAGTGAAGGTGAAAAGCAGGCCACAATTAATAAGGCTGAGGCGGCAAAGCTTGATGAAGTCCTTAAAAGTGAGGGTGAGCGTGAAAGGCTCATGAACGAAGCTAGAGGTAAAGCTGAAGCCATAACCACGGTCGCTGATGCCACAGCCAAGGCCTTGCATACCGTTGGTGCAACCCTGAATACATCAGGCGGAGCAGATGCAGCATCGCTCAGGGTGGCTGAACGTTACGTGGAAGCTTTCGAAGGTCTGGCCCGTGAATCAACAACTCTGATCCTTCCTGCCGAGGCCGGTAATGTCGCTTCCATGGTTAGCACTGCCATGAGCGTTTACGGTAAGGTTAAGGGAAAGAGCGGCAGCGTAAAA
- the lnt gene encoding apolipoprotein N-acyltransferase, with translation MLSPVAAFLLGFFLPFEQYQWLTLVAFVPLALVLRGAGGVSGFLAGLLFGAIFWGTGTWWLLNSMDSMLHLSPVEGFGASALFWGYQALPFAVFGCICGWLNRRGYVAGPFFCASLFTLLVFLRPVLCPASCVLSVALWPEFIQVADFGGEYLVFFFWVLLNWLLAEVFVALRLGNVRRAFFWAVTFTVLLGGVLAYGELKLNEYGVNAEIPVNRTLKVASVQPNVPVRWGTDDAPISAFATDEEMCARTLTEYMDIVKGGDLIVFPELPRLNCAGNEFAASGLNSELQNLGIPALIPSDEYRYASESKQNLLEDDKQRQVTSQEILAKYNSVFVFRPGKGVIPVYRKVRLVPFSEATPLRDFSFVQGMLWQGIEVTQGDGPRLISVQGLEVQPLICFETGFSGLVRQGVALGADLLVEVSNDGWFASRDAEMKHLGMGIFRTIEFRRPLVRCSNSGSGVFVRASGELDYATLTEQNSSVVISAEVFSPEVRTVYAKWGKLWIWFTVLVVLWRLSRVVLRSYF, from the coding sequence ATGCTGTCGCCTGTTGCAGCTTTCCTGCTGGGGTTCTTTTTACCTTTTGAGCAGTATCAATGGTTAACATTGGTGGCGTTTGTCCCTTTGGCTCTCGTTTTGCGAGGGGCAGGGGGCGTTTCCGGTTTTCTGGCTGGCCTGCTTTTTGGGGCGATTTTCTGGGGGACAGGGACATGGTGGTTGCTGAATTCCATGGACTCTATGCTTCATTTATCCCCTGTGGAGGGATTTGGAGCTTCAGCCCTGTTTTGGGGCTATCAGGCTTTGCCCTTTGCCGTTTTTGGTTGCATTTGCGGATGGCTGAACAGACGAGGATATGTGGCTGGGCCTTTTTTTTGTGCCAGCCTGTTTACATTACTTGTTTTTTTGCGCCCTGTGCTGTGTCCTGCCTCCTGTGTTCTTTCTGTCGCGCTCTGGCCTGAGTTTATTCAGGTCGCAGATTTTGGTGGAGAATATCTGGTTTTTTTCTTTTGGGTGCTGCTCAATTGGCTACTGGCTGAAGTCTTTGTCGCGCTCCGTCTAGGAAATGTTCGAAGGGCATTTTTCTGGGCTGTTACTTTCACTGTGTTGCTTGGTGGTGTGCTTGCGTATGGCGAATTGAAGCTTAACGAGTATGGGGTGAATGCTGAAATTCCAGTCAATCGGACTTTGAAAGTTGCTTCAGTCCAGCCCAATGTTCCGGTCCGCTGGGGGACAGATGATGCTCCAATTTCAGCTTTTGCTACTGATGAAGAGATGTGCGCGCGAACTTTGACTGAGTATATGGATATTGTAAAAGGGGGCGACCTGATTGTTTTTCCTGAATTACCCCGGCTTAATTGTGCGGGCAATGAATTTGCTGCAAGCGGGCTGAATTCAGAACTACAAAATTTGGGAATTCCAGCACTTATTCCAAGTGACGAATACCGCTATGCCTCGGAATCCAAACAAAATTTATTGGAAGATGACAAGCAGCGTCAAGTTACGTCACAGGAGATTCTTGCCAAGTACAATTCAGTATTTGTTTTTCGGCCCGGAAAAGGTGTAATTCCGGTTTACCGGAAGGTTCGGCTTGTGCCTTTTAGTGAAGCAACACCCTTGCGTGATTTTTCATTCGTGCAGGGAATGTTGTGGCAGGGGATTGAAGTAACCCAAGGGGATGGGCCGAGGTTAATCTCCGTACAAGGGCTTGAAGTGCAGCCCCTGATCTGTTTTGAAACAGGTTTTTCCGGACTAGTGCGGCAGGGAGTTGCTTTGGGAGCGGATCTGTTGGTGGAAGTTTCCAACGATGGCTGGTTTGCTTCAAGAGATGCGGAAATGAAGCATCTGGGCATGGGGATTTTTCGCACAATTGAGTTCCGGCGTCCTTTGGTGCGCTGTAGCAACTCCGGCAGTGGCGTTTTTGTCCGGGCCAGCGGAGAACTTGATTATGCTACTCTGACGGAACAGAATAGCTCTGTAGTGATCAGTGCGGAAGTGTTTTCTCCTGAAGTGAGGACTGTTTACGCAAAATGGGGAAAACTTTGGATCTGGTTTACCGTGTTGGTTGTTCTCTGGAGGCTGAGCAGGGTGGTCTTGCGGAGTTATTTTTAA